ccTAAAcaattgcctccaaagtccaagCCTTTTTATCGTTGATTGCTTAGAACAATCAACCGTAGCCTAATAAGCTAAAACTGCAGCGGCCGACTATTGAAGCAAATTGACTACAAAGATTCGGGAAGTACTCAAATTAAAGTCCAACCATCCCTAGCTTTCTCCAGCAAAGAACAAACCAAAACGTTTCACATTATTCAGGTAATTATCCAACCTTGCATCCGGTTTAAGTCTTGagtttttcagctttgatttattaaatcaaTATCACTATTTGCTCCATGATCTTGATTtcgaatttcaatttttttaatattaagaaAGTTAGGAAATAGACAACAACTCGTAAGTATTTTAACAACTCATAAGCAATATCACCCTACCTTATGTTATGCAATTTTATATCTTCATTTTCAATTTCCATTAAAGTGAAATTTACATTGAATTGTGAGTTTGGAAAGATTAAATATTAATTGAGTGGTCAAATTGACTACTTACACGCTAATTGTAATATACCTGGAAAATAAGTTACTTTGTGGgattaaaaaattattcattATTTCAAGAATTGTTATAAATTTTACTAATGtaccaaattaaaaaaaaagatacaagAAGTAACAAATAGCTTTTCTGACTAGTTGCAAGTAGTAGTAGTGAACAAGTAGAATtggaaattcaactattttaatAAATTATTGAGGGAAAAAATTTGCTTACATTTTTTCCTTATTGAACTGCAATTAACTTGcatgaaattcttaaaacatACATGTACTGATCTTGAAAACATGATGATTAAATCAAAAGTAATCTATTATTTTGTTTGTATAGTTGTACGTCAAATGTGTGTTCTATTGCGACCTGGAACATTGCCTTCTTGCATTTCACGTTTCGTTATATGTCAAATTTGGAGCTTTTGACCTTAGTTGTCATTTATAGGTGGTTTAGTTgtcatttttaggtgatttttgttGACACGGGATTCCAGGGTTGTTGAAAGGAAAAAGCCCGGAAaagcaaaaacaagaaagagcTTCCAGTGGGTCAAGCGTTAGAGCAAGTCTTGCTTGTGTCACGACTCTTAAAAGGTTGCAGGATATGGATGCTAAGGCTTCTATGGAAACTGAGGTATCATTCTGTCGCAGGTTGGATTTTGACAAGATAGATCAAATTACCAATGATGAGGTTTCCACTCCACCAGTTTTAAATGTGATAAAGGATATAAATAAAATTCATACATTGATTCCTTTTGAACTAATTCCGAAGATGGGCATGGAATTTGAGAGTGAAGAAGATGCTTATAATTTTTACTTAGCATATGCAAAggaagttggttttggaatcaaAAGAAGTAGCTTCCACAAAGATAGTAATGGTAAGCTCATGGATAGGGTATTTTGTTGTAGTGCTGAAGGAAAACGAGGAAAGGATAAAAGAGATCTCAATGTAAGAGCCCCTCGTCCTGAAACACGATTTAATTGTTCGGCGAAGATGAAGGTTAACAGTAGACAAACTGGTAAGTTTCGTATATGTCAGTTGATCATTGAGCATAATCACTATCTTTCAAGTCCTAACAAAAGTCATTTACACAGATCACATAGAAAGATAAATTCTATTCATGCAGCTGAAATTGATATGGCATACCGTGTGGGTATAGCACCAAAAGTTTCTCATGAACTTATGGCACTACAAGTAGGAGGACGGGAGAACTTAGGTTTCATTCCTGAGGATTACAGGAATTATTTATGTTCTAAACGAACAATACAAATGGAAGTTGGAGATACAGGAGGCGTACTTGAATATTTGCAAAAAATGCAATTAGAGGATCCTAATTTCTTCTATGCAATTCAAGTGGATCAAGATGCTTTGATTACAAATATTTTTTGGACTGATGGATTAATGAGGGTAGATTATGCAAGTTTTGGAGATGTTGTTTGTTTTGACACGACGTACAGAAAGAATAATGAAGGCCGTccatttgctttatttgttggAGTGAATAATCATAAACAGACTGCAATATTTGGGGCTGCTTTATTATATGATGAAACTACTTCAACTTTTGAGTGGTTGTTTGACACTTTTGCGAGAGCCATGTCAGGGAAAAAACCAAACACTATACTTACGGATCAGGACGCAGCAATGGCTAAAGGACTAATTTCTACATGGCCTGAAACACGTCACCGTCTTTGCATATGGCATATATTTCAAAATGCAGCTATTCATCTCAGTCATGTGTTCGAAAAGTTTAAACAATTTGCGAATGATTTCAGTAGATGTGTATATgattttgttgaagaagaagaCTTTATATATGAATGGAATTCTATGTTGAAGAAGTATGGTCTTGAGGACAATGATTGGTTAAAACGTATAtttgaaattatagaaaaatgGGCATTGGTGTATGGAAGGGAAACATTTTGTGCAGATATGACAACAACTCAAAGGAGCGAAAGCATGAATAGTGTGATAAAAAGGTATGTAACCTACAAGAATAAATTTCATGagtttttcaatcattttgagAGGTTAGTTGATTATCGTAGATATAAAGAACTTCAAGCCAACTTTAGAGCATATATGAGTACTCCAGTACTACCATTTGATGTTGATGTTTTGAAACAAGTTGCAAGTGTGTATACTCCTGAAGTATTCAAATGGTTTGAAGTTGAGTGGGGTAAATCTCATGATTGTGGTATAATCACCTACAGTGAGGTTGGAACAGTGACAGAGTATAAGATCACTCCTAAAGGCAGAAAAAACTATCATATGGTTAGATTTGATGCAATAGGTGATCAGATTTCATGTAGTTGCAGGAAGTTTGAATTCTCTGGAATTTTATGCTCTCATTCTCTGAAAGTTCTTAATGTAAGAaacatcatgaagatccctagtCAATACATAATAAAAAGATGGACCAGCAAAGCAAAAGCAGGATATATTACAGACAATGATTCTTGCAATATCAATAATGATTTGGATCCGAAAGTGCTTTTTACGAAGCGTTATAGAGATTTGTGTAGACTATATACTCAATTGGTCACAAAAGCTGCACAAGCAGAAGAAACTTATAGAATTGCTAAAGAAGGCCTTTTGAAAATGTTGGATTTGGTTGATGCAAGGTTACATCAAGAGGGGTTGAGCAATGAGATGTCAAATGCAACAAAAGGTTCCAGCCCCACAAATAATACTACTAATGCAAGTGGTATCAATATCAAGGGCATCAAAAAAAAGACGAAAACTATTTCAGGCAAGAGACTGAGGAGTAGTCTAGAGAAGGCTACTAAGAGAAGAAGATCAACAAAAAAAAGTTTGCAAAATAGTGTAACTATGAAGTTATCAGCGTCATCACATGATGAGGTTTTATTACATTATAATTTTACTATCTTTGCAattcaatatttttttatattatgattctaatctttgttttttcttttcattagccTGTAGGAGATATTATAAATATTGTATCTACAGGATGCAGTATACAACATCATGGACTACAAGAGGTAATAATTTGACATTATATGTTGACTAACAATTAAGTATTATACATGTTCCAAACAATATATTGTTCACTATCAAGCTATTTATAAATGtgcttatttatttttatttttaggcaAATACAAATGAGGTGAGCATGATAGAATCTTTACAGTATCAACAAAATTATGGCCAACTATGCACTTTCAGTTCCATGAACATGACTGGCTTGCTTAAGGTAAATTATTATTGTTGTGATCATgaataattatttctttaagAAAAGATTATTTATCGTCTTTTTCTATTCATCCATTTATTTAtgtgttcatttttttttttgtgatgcaAATCTACCCATAGGCTCAAGAATTACATGGTTTCGGAGGAGCAAAAATAAATCAGTTTGAATTGAATGACAACTCTTATACTATGGGACAAAAAGTTGGAGCTGATTGCAATGAAGAGGTGTGCAGAAGTCACAGATAGATTGAATGAGTGAACAAAAGAGGGATTGGTGCTGAACCCATTCAGTCTTTTTGGTGCATTAGAAATCCCGGCATGTGCAACATAGTTTGGCCATATGTACCTAGTCGAATATTCTGTGTGCAATATTCATTATGGTTATCCCTTCCTCTGTTTCGTATTACTTTGAGACAGCTTTGCTATCTGGATTTGGGAACTGATCTTTTGTGCTTGGATTGATGTTTTATCAGAGAGTTAGAGAAATAGGTTTTGCAAGACATAATAAGAGGTCTCCAACATTTGCTCATGGTGCTTTAGATCTTTCCTCGCGGAAAATTAGTGCAGTTAGGGAACTCATTCCTCAAATTCATACATTACTTGTCTAGTAGCAAGTTAATTGCATTCCAAAAGAAACACatgtttagaaaaggaaaaccaTACAACATACAACATTTACAAATGTTGGCAAACCAACTTTCTGTCTTTTTCCCAAACTCCAGAATGTACAGGTCTATTTGCAAAAAGGTGAAGGTACACAGTTCACTAACTATTAAGTTGTCTGTCCACTAGCATTGAGGTCAACATCACCAACAGCTCATAGTAGTACTTCCTAAAAAATTATCCAACTTAAAATACAAACTCAAGACAACAAACTGGTTGTAGGATGATTTCCTTCAAACTAGTTTGTAGGATCAACAGGTCATGTTGATCCGAGAATGAAAACGAACACTTGGTGGCTTCTCAGGATAATCCTTGTCGCAAAATAACTTCAACTGATAAATGCGACCTTCATGGACAGACTGAAAAAGGAAAACGATAACATCCTTCAGCTAAATTAGTAAGATCAAAGATAGAATATAATAGAGAAATCAAACCAGATCtataaaaagttaattaaaatgaaaagaaggAGTAGTCAGCTGATAGAACGTCCCAACTGAAAGAAAACACATTTCCTGCACATTCTGGCCAACAAATATTGTGTTTGAATCATATTTCCAcaactttcaaaaatttcaattcCACATATACTGGATGGTCATGCTTAAACATAACAATGAAGGTTCCgaagtaaaaaatatatatataaaacagTTCTTGCATATCAAACCACTGTAAAACCCTCAACGTTTCCCAGCATATAGTattaaatttgaagaaaataaattcCAAACCAAAATCTAGTCAAAACCACTGTATATTCCGTGGTAAGATTACTTCCATATATGCAGACACTCACTTGTACAATTCTTCCATAGTCGCGTTCAACTGCTTAACATCAGCACCGACCATCTCGGATGCCTTTTTCCCGTTCTGAAAGAAGTGTATGGTGGGCTGCAACAAATGCCGTTGGCATCGAAATAGCAATCAATGAACTAGTTAAGATGTAAAGCAACTTAAAAACTCCTTGTAGACTGTTGCCCACAATTGGATTAAATACAAGAATAACTTGCACTTAGGGATTCTTGAGTCCATGTGTTTAAGAAAACATCGATATAGTTTAAACTATACAGAATAGTTTGCATGATAAACTAGTTGTAACATAAATTGGGTGTGTTGTTCATTCATGACTTTAAGACTCTATTATCAAACAAATAGAGAAAAGATGGTGAATTTATGCTTGGTGCCAGAGGAGAGGGCAAAAATACCAACATGAATATGGTACATCAAACATATGAGGCCATTGTGTCCAAGCCAACACGAATTCCAAGATTACATCAGTTTAGAATCATATATGGTCAGTTTCTAATTGAACAGCAAAACCAGCCAGTAAAGCCATCAGATTGTCATAAGAATCATTAGATGAGGAATCTCTAGTTCTCTGCATATAGGAGATTAACTGCCATCAACCTACATGAGGACGGGACAGGACCTACACTCGTCTAAATCATATGCATAAGGTCAGAAGAGTACAAGACTAAAACTACTCCAAAAGATCATGAAGTCATTTTCGTACGTTCTGATGCCGATGGGAGCTAAGTAAGACCACAAACTGACTTCAATTCATCATCCAAGCTCTGGTCTCTTGAagtgaaaaaacaaaaacaaaaacaaaaaaaaaatctctgttGATGCAAACCTTGGGTATTTGAGAAGGAACTTAATTAACTAAGCACATATTCTTAACAAAAACTTGACTAGGATTTTAACATATTAATGGGTATAAATCCTTTCCACATCCCCAATATATGGAACTTATTCCatttaaagaaaattaaattttaactGGAATCATGAGGCAACAAAGAAAAAAGCAGTATACAAATCCAAGCTCAGGAAGCTACTGCAGCATAATGGTACTCATTAGAACTGTTCACTTTTTACgctccttttcatttttttgttttctcccTTGTAACCTTACAATAGCCCAGACATCTATTGAATTAATGGAGAGAAGTATCTATCCACAATACAAAACCATTTCAGGGAATAAAATTTTGGCTTGAAATTTAAGAAACTAAACCTCAATGAAAATCAGCTAACTGCCCATCTTTTCTTTGTAACTTTTTTCACAATGTGGTAAGAAACTTCCCTATACTTTCTATGTATccattttctttgaaaaaagcAAAATGAGAAGTTACTGATAAGAAGTAGTACCACAGAATGGATTCCTAATTTCATTAATGCTTCAGCAAGAGCGTCCTGCATGTAATAAGCCAAGGGAAGTAAGCTAAGTGTAAAACAAGAGAATTAACAAAAAGACTAAGAAAAGAGTTGCAAAGAAGCTATTTTGTTGCATAGAAATTGCACTTCAAGTTGCTACTATTGATGATAATCTATATCGGAAGAGATTATGAAAGGAGAATCACACCCAATAATCTATAAAGAGCCTTTGACCATGCATGATAGATTAAAAAATAGGGTAAGGCAAGTAGATCTTCTTATTTGAGATTCAAGTGAAATATGAAACACTTTGATCAAACATGATATGAGTGTCCTGTACGGtcccaaaaatttttttcaaaacttcccttcaattgttaaaagaaaaatttctgccATGTAGTCTTTATTACCTTATCAATGTCAATTTTGTACGTGGTGACATGAGGATATTTCTCACTCAGCTGTGCAATAATAGGAGATATGAACTTACCTGTACAAGATAATGGTGAAAGAAAATTACAGATCAAACTACTATGAAAATGTGAAATAAATATTAATGCTGCAAATGAGAATAAAGCATTCAAAGCCAGAGTGCTACATATGtctacaatttccaatacataAATCTTACAAGGTCCACACCAGGCTGCTGTGAAGTAAACAATGACCCAAGAACAATTTAATCACGAGAGCATGACCCAAGACCgataattcactattaaatATTAGAAAAAACAATGATTTCAAATGCTGTTACCCCAGGCTACTATCTTCCATAGCAGGTCAGGGAGATCTACAAAATTGCACAATAACGAACAAAATGGCTATGAGCTTGGGTccattcaaggcatcaaaagaaAGATGATGTATACCCATATACATATACCATTCatccatgtacacaaacacatatgCACCTACAGCTTAGCCAATCTAAATTCTTCATGGGCTCATCGTGTCAACCTTTACCAGACTGTAATCTTAAGGCCAAGCACcaattagaagacaatagcaacttaTACTGCAATTTTTTCAGCTCAAAATTTTAGTTTCAAATTAATTTTGAGGGCAGAACAATAACTTAAGTTTCAATTCGAAGTTAAGGTGTGGCTAAATTTACAACCACAGAAACCTGCTACCACAGCTCAAGAACagaaacaataaataaataccaGTAAAATCTTTGAAACCAAACACTGAATAATCAGAACGTAATCCCACAAAAAGCTATAAATTTGACTAAATTAACAaattaaactttaaaaaaaagaagaagattaaCCCGTTCTTCATCCAAAAACAGCATCATATTAAGAGTACCATCTTACACGATTAAAAGCAGTAAAAGTACAAGAAAATCAACTAACCTACCTTGGTTTGGcaaaaaatcaaaaggaaagtTAACTTGTGAGCTTGAGATTCAGAAACACTCGAAACCGAATGTCTCAAAATCCTGGGAAAAAGCACAGAAAGAGCGGAAGAGCTCGATCACAGATGGGGAGAAGAcgagagagaaaagagggacGGAGACAGAGACTCGCAACAGGGTGTAGCGTGCTATTGGGTGCTATTGGGTGTATGGGAATTGGTATTAAAATCGGCAGTGAAGATGCCTTTGACGGTGAGGCAATCGGCAGTGAAGATGATGCCACGTGGAATGGCGGAGCTGGTGGAGGAATCAAAAGGACCTCATCGGAGGAAGAAGGAATGGGCAGTGAAGTGTGGACCTTATCGGAGTGGGGTGGAGAGTTTGAAGATGATGAAAGTATTGGTATATGAGTTAAACCGATCggttaattttggtttaaagGTTTAAAGGGTTAAGAAAATTTGTATTAAATCAAATCaatttgaattattagaaaattaaaatgtAAATAATAATAGGACACTTGGCGCAATATTAGAGGTGGCACTGAATTGGCATTGGATTCATGTCACCGAGGATCTTAAGTGTACATATAGATCTGAAATCAATAGATACAAcagatttaaaaaatcaatacAAACAAAGATAATAATGATACTCCTATTATCTTTCATCTGGATGAATCACTGTAGTCCAATATATCTGTGCATGTCTGGAGACAGTCAAGTCTAACTTAAATTGGTTCAAATTCAAAGAGATATTTAGAGCTGATAATAATGGAAAAATTGCAGATCTGAAAAACCAGATTCTAGatctacaaaatctcaaatttcataaataaaaaaagataaaaactaaaaaactctcACAAGAAAAAACCTAAGAGAGAATAAAACTCTCATTAGTATAATTTAGAAAAGAAGAAACTCTCACTAGAAGATCTTAGGAGAGAAGAATCTCTCActggaaaaattttaaaaaagaatttattcaaacacgagaaactaaaaactaaagagaGTACCCCCTCCTATGGGAAATATCATATttggggtttgtttggattaggGGTGCAAACAAGTCGAGTCGAGTCAAGTTTTGGCCTATTCGAACCGAGCCTCCAGCTAATTTTATGAAGCTCGAGTTCGACGAGTTCAAAATGTCAAtctcgagcttaaaaaataaaataataataattattattttatttttaaaaataagtaaaataataattttttttaataaataataaaatattagggatatatatagTCCTGTCAACGGTCGGATCCGGATTCGACCCGTTTACCCTACGGGTCTTCTActctatgttccggatccggatccgacgGATCCGAGTCTACtcgaaaaaaattatgaaaatttacaatttttaataaaaatgagaaaaaaaatatatttgtacactaatttctaactaatacaaaaaagaccaaataagaaaataaatcaaattgactttactcaaatacatcaccctaataaaattatattgataaatatacatattttaaattattaatccatttatatccggatccggatctaATACGGGTTgaaatactatattccgtatccgaccccttttttgtttgacaaaacggatctgGATCCGggtccggataacggaattaaattcCTACCCATACCCacaataatttcacggatccaGGGCGGGTCCGGGTCTAGACCTGaaccgttgacaggcctagatatatatgtaattttactattaaaataaaaaatatataatcgaGCTCGCAAGTCGCTCGCGAGCCAACGAGTTTCATGTTtttgagttcgaactcgagctcgagttcgacttgATTAGCTCGAGCTCAACTCGAGTTCGATATTGACCGAATTTGAATCGAGCTCATATTCGAACCGCTAGCGAGCCGATTCATTCGCAGCCCTAGTTTGAAtagtgaaattatcccaaataatatttcgcttgcatcataaacacatctcccaacccacctttttatctcacatacatcacatcacaaaaaatactacagtaattattccaaataatatttcaaataataatcTATCCTTTCTCCCATGGGAGTAATGAAGAAGATTTTAAGTTTTAGAAAGAAAGTGgagttaaaattttttatggGAATTACAATTTGAACTTAATTACTTCCACAGCCATCCTTCAAATGTGGAGAGGTATCAATGGGTAGGGAACTTGCTAAAAATTCCATTCCCAAATAATTTACTCACTTAGATAAGACTCTTACTAAATCCTATCAATCAAATTCAAGGCGGTCATGTTAAGTATGAATCCAGAGATACCTCTGATTTTCGAGGCAATTTCTCGGACATGAGGTTTCTGGAACTCTATTAGTTGATTCAGGAAAAGCCCTCTATTTGCCAACAGCCTCTTGGGGGCTGTTGGTAACCCCAAGACTTATAAGTTTTGGAAAGGGGGAGGTCAAGGATTCCACCAAACTTGCAACTTAATTGTGACTGTCACTTTCGTGTAACTTCTTGCCACTTAATTGTGACTCCTCTCCCCTTAGACTAGATTAGAGTAGATTATACAACTGTTATCATTAggataaaaaaaatggaaaagccCTCTATTTGATGACCAGTTATCGGTGTTTTCCAGTGTTGGAGGTGGAGACGTTCGACATTACAGTCGTCGGTGGAGGTCTGGATTTTGTTAGTGCCTTGGAGGTCAACATGCACCTTTATGAATCATGACCAGAACTGAGATTAATAGTTGCTTGTTTTTCTCAAGTATGAGTTTGGCCAATTTGTACAGATTGTGTCAGATGACCAATTAAAGGTGGGACAATGACCATTAGCTCCATTGCAGAGTTAAAGAAAAGGTCTAaacgcagctttcttggatgcACTCAATAACGGCTTGAGCAAGTATTCTTTATCAAGGACAAGGAAGACGAGGAAGATCAGAAGTAGACAACTTACCACCTCATCAGAAAATTGCCCAATATTGGGAAGTAACAAAAAATGtcagcaattaataaaattttgctTGCAAATTATTGCCATTATGATTTTGTCCTACTGATATGGACCATCAAATGAACCTGAGCTTAAACATGTTAACTATAATATTTGCCACTGAAGTAATAAACTATGAGCCAGTACCAGTATACCACAGTTTTCCTTTATAATATTTTAAAGTCGGGTTAAGCTCTACTCATTGTAATTTGGGAACACTACTATTTTCGGGGCCTCGTTTGGGATTGTAGGTAATTGGTAGATTATCATTCTAGTAAACTTTTTAAGAGTAGAATCTTTTGGTTTTAAACACTTTCTGTTTATCGAGTTGGTCTCATGCCTTCCTATTAATTCGGGTTCGAATCTCTTCTGGGACATCTACTCGTGGCATAGGATTTGCCTAGTGCGTCTTACTCCTCTGTATGGTTAGCAAGCTATTGCACGGGACAGGGTTTACCCAATGCGCACTTTCGAGTAGCGGTTGCGGGTTTCTTtgtccacaaaaaaaaaaaaaaagaattctgtTTATCATATTTTAAACTAAATAAGGATTGGTCCAAATGTAAAACACTTAGAATCATGCACAATCGAATACAAATGTACTTACAATGCATGTATGCTCTCAACAAGAAGAGGTTTGACAAGTAAATGTCTTGTGATGGATCAAAGATAGCCAAATTAAAACATTCTTGGTGGTAGCCAAGTTTTCTTCTGCGTGAGGAACAATCCATAAATCCGAGTCATTGTAGTACACACAAATTTTCAGATTGCTCTAAGTAGGGTTAGTTCCATTTTACACCATTGAATTATAATCTTctcaatttggcatttaaactTTAATTTGGCACAGTTACTATCTTGAAGTACTAAAATTATCCCACTTTCAATCAATATTTAGTGGAATAATTGCTACCTCAATTACTTTATTAAGATAATCACAATTATCTATTAACTATAATTACA
The DNA window shown above is from Coffea arabica cultivar ET-39 chromosome 5e, Coffea Arabica ET-39 HiFi, whole genome shotgun sequence and carries:
- the LOC140007072 gene encoding protein FAR1-RELATED SEQUENCE 5-like: MDAKASMETEVSFCRRLDFDKIDQITNDEVSTPPVLNVIKDINKIHTLIPFELIPKMGMEFESEEDAYNFYLAYAKEVGFGIKRSSFHKDSNGKLMDRVFCCSAEGKRGKDKRDLNVRAPRPETRFNCSAKMKVNSRQTGKFRICQLIIEHNHYLSSPNKSHLHRSHRKINSIHAAEIDMAYRVGIAPKVSHELMALQVGGRENLGFIPEDYRNYLCSKRTIQMEVGDTGGVLEYLQKMQLEDPNFFYAIQVDQDALITNIFWTDGLMRVDYASFGDVVCFDTTYRKNNEGRPFALFVGVNNHKQTAIFGAALLYDETTSTFEWLFDTFARAMSGKKPNTILTDQDAAMAKGLISTWPETRHRLCIWHIFQNAAIHLSHVFEKFKQFANDFSRCVYDFVEEEDFIYEWNSMLKKYGLEDNDWLKRIFEIIEKWALVYGRETFCADMTTTQRSESMNSVIKRYVTYKNKFHEFFNHFERLVDYRRYKELQANFRAYMSTPVLPFDVDVLKQVASVYTPEVFKWFEVEWGKSHDCGIITYSEVGTVTEYKITPKGRKNYHMVRFDAIGDQISCSCRKFEFSGILCSHSLKVLNVRNIMKIPSQYIIKRWTSKAKAGYITDNDSCNINNDLDPKVLFTKRYRDLCRLYTQLVTKAAQAEETYRIAKEGLLKMLDLVDARLHQEGLSNEMSNATKGSSPTNNTTNASGINIKGIKKKTKTISGKRLRSSLEKATKRRRSTKKSLQNSVTMKLSASSHDEPVGDIINIVSTGCSIQHHGLQEANTNEVSMIESLQYQQNYGQLCTFSSMNMTGLLKAQELHGFGGAKINQFELNDNSYTMGQKVGADCNEERVREIGFARHNKRSPTFAHGALDLSSRKISAVRELIPQIHTLLV